A region of Allocoleopsis franciscana PCC 7113 DNA encodes the following proteins:
- a CDS encoding endonuclease domain-containing protein, with product MPNKKDLIVTDFHLPYNPKLVEKAKELRKNMTAAERKLWYGYLKDFPFRVLRQKPIDNFIVDFYCAHLKLVIEVDGESHFTSEGKDYDRERTQVLEGYGLKVVRFRNDEVLKEWEGVCQCIAEMIPPSPPF from the coding sequence ATGCCGAATAAAAAAGATTTAATTGTGACTGACTTTCACCTTCCCTACAACCCAAAACTTGTAGAGAAAGCAAAGGAACTACGTAAGAACATGACAGCAGCCGAGAGAAAACTCTGGTACGGCTACCTAAAAGATTTCCCATTTCGAGTTTTAAGGCAAAAGCCTATTGATAACTTTATTGTTGACTTTTACTGCGCTCATTTGAAGTTAGTGATAGAAGTTGATGGAGAGAGTCACTTTACGAGTGAGGGCAAAGATTATGACAGGGAAAGAACGCAAGTTTTAGAAGGCTATGGGTTGAAAGTAGTCAGATTTAGGAATGATGAAGTGTTGAAGGAGTGGGAGGGGGTGTGTCAGTGTATTGCGGAGATGATCCCCCCCAGCCCCCCTTTTTAA
- a CDS encoding helix-turn-helix transcriptional regulator has product MPTLKQVRDRLGMTQEQFAQAVGISRRTVIDYESGKHQRLQLSLTQVRKLVELMEQAGLPIKELPDDIE; this is encoded by the coding sequence GTGCCAACTTTGAAGCAAGTTCGCGATCGCCTGGGGATGACTCAGGAGCAGTTCGCCCAAGCTGTAGGCATATCAAGGAGAACAGTGATCGATTACGAAAGTGGTAAACATCAACGGCTTCAGCTTTCTTTGACGCAGGTGAGGAAGTTAGTTGAACTAATGGAACAGGCAGGGCTTCCGATCAAGGAGTTGCCTGATGATATTGAGTGA
- a CDS encoding BaiN/RdsA family NAD(P)/FAD-dependent oxidoreductase encodes MGNLFALQSLRIIVIGGGAAGFFGAVTCASAHPHAQVTLLEGGRQPLSKVRISGGGRCNVTHACFEPALLVQNYPRGSKALRGAFTRFHAKDTVAWFESQGVKLKTESDGRMFPVTDNSETIVNGLMNAAEDAGVRFRMGTAVKSIEPQHSRLSGEIEDSNPTPWAFEVELKTGEILRCDRILLATGSNPQGYAIAQALGHTVVSPVPSLFTFNIPDPRLRDLAGISVNNAHLRLPEAGKTLKEQTGPLLITHWGLSGPAVLKLSAWGARFLHEHHYQTPLLVNWLPQYNEESLRQMLLAVKSQLPRRQVTTSCPVPIPKRLWESLVASVGIGAEERWAEVSKKALNQLIQELIQGQYSIKGKGIFKEEFVTCGGVSLKEVDFKTMESRLVPGLYFAGEILDIDGVTGGFNFQSAWTTGWLAGQAMGNRV; translated from the coding sequence TTGGGTAATTTATTCGCTTTGCAATCTTTAAGAATTATAGTCATCGGGGGTGGTGCGGCGGGTTTTTTCGGTGCAGTCACCTGTGCGTCTGCCCATCCCCACGCCCAAGTTACTTTATTAGAAGGTGGGCGTCAGCCTTTATCTAAGGTTCGGATTTCCGGTGGGGGACGCTGCAATGTTACCCATGCCTGCTTTGAACCTGCGCTTTTGGTGCAAAATTACCCCAGAGGCAGCAAAGCGTTGCGGGGGGCTTTTACGCGATTTCACGCCAAGGATACCGTGGCGTGGTTTGAGTCTCAGGGTGTGAAGCTGAAAACCGAGTCCGATGGACGGATGTTTCCCGTCACAGATAATTCAGAAACGATTGTGAATGGTTTGATGAATGCCGCTGAGGATGCTGGAGTCAGGTTTCGCATGGGTACAGCGGTGAAGTCGATTGAACCACAACATTCTCGACTCTCAGGTGAAATCGAGGATAGCAACCCTACCCCATGGGCGTTTGAGGTTGAATTAAAAACGGGTGAGATTTTAAGGTGCGATCGCATCCTCCTTGCCACTGGCAGCAATCCCCAAGGTTACGCCATAGCTCAAGCCTTAGGTCATACCGTTGTATCCCCTGTTCCTTCTCTATTTACCTTTAATATTCCTGACCCTCGCTTGCGGGATTTAGCAGGGATAAGTGTGAATAATGCTCATTTACGATTACCGGAAGCGGGTAAAACCTTAAAAGAGCAAACAGGGCCATTGTTAATTACTCATTGGGGGTTAAGTGGCCCTGCGGTTCTCAAGCTTTCGGCTTGGGGTGCTCGATTTTTACACGAGCATCATTACCAAACCCCCTTACTCGTGAATTGGCTTCCCCAATACAACGAGGAAAGTCTGCGTCAAATGTTATTGGCAGTTAAGTCTCAGTTGCCGCGACGCCAAGTTACCACCAGTTGTCCTGTCCCTATCCCTAAGCGGTTGTGGGAGAGTTTAGTGGCTAGTGTGGGTATTGGTGCAGAAGAACGTTGGGCGGAAGTCTCGAAAAAAGCGCTCAACCAGTTGATTCAAGAACTGATTCAGGGACAATACTCGATTAAAGGGAAGGGGATTTTTAAAGAGGAGTTTGTCACCTGTGGCGGGGTTAGTTTGAAAGAAGTGGACTTTAAGACGATGGAAAGTCGTTTAGTTCCGGGTCTTTATTTTGCGGGAGAAATTTTGGATATTGATGGCGTCACGGGTGGCTTTAACTTTCAGAGTGCTTGGACGACAGGATGGTTAGCAGGTCAAGCAATGGGAAATCGAGTTTAA
- the rd gene encoding rubredoxin, with product MKKYLCTVCGYVYDPAEGDPDSDIAPGTAFEDIPEDWVCPVCGATKEDFEEYNE from the coding sequence ATGAAGAAATATCTCTGTACTGTTTGCGGCTACGTCTACGACCCGGCAGAAGGCGACCCGGATAGTGATATCGCACCGGGAACCGCTTTTGAAGATATTCCTGAAGATTGGGTCTGTCCAGTGTGCGGTGCGACGAAAGAAGACTTTGAAGAGTATAACGAATAG